The following coding sequences are from one uncultured Desulfobacter sp. window:
- a CDS encoding 30S ribosomal protein S1, which yields MNNIAEENENENQNMNQELETQNEEVQESEIELTGEETMEELLDIYDSSLSKFEEGQVVTGTVISVGRETVLVDVGYKSEGQISIHEFIGEDGNVSVNVGDEFEVMIEVWDEEEETVLLSRDKAKKVKVWDAIKDIYDDDGTIEGVITSRVKGGFSVDIGLQAFLPGSQADLRPIRNMDEMVGQTYTFKILKYNKKRNNIVLSRRVLLETEREKMRSATLSAIENDKVMEGIVKNITEYGVFVDLGGVDGLLHITDISWGRVKHPSELFSVGDQINVKILSFDFEKERVSLGMKQLTPDPWTTAAEKYPTGSKIEGRVVSLTDYGAFIELEEGVEGLIHVSEMSWTRKIRHPSQMVAVGEQVEAVVLDLKPENRRISLGIKQTVENPWEVISQKYPVGTIIEGKIKNITEFGLFIGIDDDIDGLVHISDISWTKRIKHPSEIYKKNDTIQAVVLDIDKANERFSLGIKQTQVDPWETVAERYDVGKEISGVITNLTDFGVFVELEEGIEGLVHVSEISKENIKSPKEHYQIGETITAKVMNINSDERRIGLSIKRLDEDDDDRYLEEIAKSSKPAASAFGEMLRNNIQEKLEAEKKENE from the coding sequence CAAAACATGAATCAAGAATTAGAGACCCAAAACGAAGAAGTACAAGAGTCCGAAATCGAACTCACCGGAGAAGAGACCATGGAAGAACTGCTGGATATCTATGATTCCAGCTTAAGTAAATTTGAAGAGGGACAGGTTGTCACCGGAACTGTGATCTCCGTCGGCAGGGAAACGGTCCTTGTTGATGTGGGATACAAATCCGAAGGGCAGATCTCTATTCATGAATTCATTGGTGAGGACGGCAATGTCAGCGTCAACGTCGGCGACGAGTTTGAGGTAATGATTGAAGTCTGGGATGAAGAAGAAGAGACGGTTCTTCTCTCCCGTGACAAAGCCAAAAAGGTTAAAGTTTGGGATGCCATCAAAGACATCTACGACGATGACGGTACCATTGAGGGTGTCATCACCAGTCGTGTTAAAGGCGGCTTTTCCGTTGATATCGGACTGCAGGCCTTTTTGCCCGGATCCCAGGCGGATCTGCGACCCATTCGCAACATGGATGAGATGGTCGGCCAGACATATACCTTTAAAATTCTCAAGTACAACAAGAAAAGAAACAACATTGTACTGTCACGCCGGGTATTGCTTGAAACCGAAAGAGAGAAAATGCGCAGTGCCACCCTGTCTGCCATTGAAAACGACAAAGTCATGGAAGGTATTGTTAAAAACATTACCGAGTACGGTGTCTTTGTTGATCTGGGCGGCGTTGACGGACTTCTTCATATTACCGATATTTCCTGGGGCCGGGTTAAACATCCCTCTGAACTGTTCTCCGTTGGCGATCAGATCAATGTGAAAATCCTCTCCTTCGATTTTGAGAAGGAACGGGTTTCCCTGGGTATGAAACAGCTGACACCCGATCCCTGGACAACTGCTGCTGAAAAATATCCCACCGGTTCCAAGATTGAAGGCCGTGTGGTCAGCCTGACCGATTACGGCGCATTCATTGAGCTTGAAGAGGGCGTTGAAGGTCTTATCCACGTTTCTGAAATGTCCTGGACCCGTAAAATCCGTCACCCATCCCAGATGGTTGCCGTGGGCGAACAGGTTGAGGCCGTTGTTCTGGATCTTAAACCTGAAAACCGCAGGATCTCCCTGGGTATCAAACAGACCGTTGAAAATCCCTGGGAAGTTATCTCCCAGAAATATCCGGTGGGCACCATCATTGAAGGAAAAATCAAGAACATTACCGAATTTGGTCTGTTCATCGGCATTGATGACGACATTGACGGTCTGGTTCACATCTCTGATATTTCCTGGACCAAACGGATTAAGCACCCTTCTGAAATTTATAAGAAAAACGATACCATCCAGGCCGTTGTACTTGATATCGACAAAGCCAATGAAAGATTCTCCCTGGGCATCAAACAGACCCAGGTCGATCCCTGGGAAACCGTTGCCGAACGTTATGACGTGGGCAAGGAAATTTCCGGTGTCATCACAAATCTCACCGATTTCGGCGTATTTGTAGAGCTTGAGGAAGGTATCGAAGGGCTGGTTCATGTATCTGAAATCAGCAAAGAAAATATCAAGAGCCCCAAAGAGCATTACCAGATTGGCGAAACCATTACTGCCAAGGTGATGAACATTAATTCCGATGAAAGACGGATCGGGCTTTCCATCAAACGTCTGGACGAAGACGATGATGATAGATATCTTGAAGAAATTGCAAAAAGTTCCAAACCTGCTGCCTCCGCATTCGGAGAGATGCTGAGAAACAACATCCAGGAAAAACTGGAAGCGGAGAAAAAAGAGAACGAATAG